In Primulina eburnea isolate SZY01 chromosome 5, ASM2296580v1, whole genome shotgun sequence, a single window of DNA contains:
- the LOC140831445 gene encoding uncharacterized protein, with protein MNSLKTTPEKSSHSGSSSSSNFSPRLSFSTELLDGKNSISISPNPKDGEEGCSTLSKPERTPSTGEFEFLSGGLTSMIAADELFLEGKLLPFWKMQQSNHYKLNKISLKSENLEKEFEKTEQVDKDPSRSSWFLEDDPSPRPPTCTVLWKELLMLRKQRASSLSPSSSSSADGGKEMEENKKKVVAKRIKRVVERTRSVSRIRIRPVFTLAVCSPRKNNAFPLFYSRKGTLER; from the coding sequence ATGAACTCCCTCAAAACCACTCCCGAGAAATCTTCCCATTCGggttcgagctcgagctcgaattTCAGCCCCCGACTTTCTTTCTCCACCGAGCTTCTTGATGGGAAAAACTCCATCTCCATATCTCCGAATCCTAAGGATGGAGAAGAAGGTTGCAGTACCCTATCCAAACCAGAAAGGACACCAAGTACCGGAGAATTCGAGTTTCTCTCTGGTGGCCTGACCAGCATGATAGCCGCGGATGAACTCTTTCTTGAGGGGAAGCTGCTGCCCTTTTGGAAAATGCAGCAATCAAATCATTATAAACTCAACAAGATCAGCTTAAAGTCGGAGAATCTTGAAAAAGAATTCGAAAAAACAGAGCAAGTCGACAAGGATCCCAGCAGAAGCAGCTGGTTTCTTGAAGACGATCCCTCCCCTAGGCCGCCTACATGCACTGTTCTATGGAAAGAGTTACTGATGTTGAGGAAACAGCGTGCCTCGTCTCTTTCgccttcttcttcttcgtcGGCAGATGGAGGCAAAGAAATGGAAGAGAATAAAAAGAAAGTAGTTGCGAAGAGGATTAAAAGAGTAGTGGAGAGAACAAGATCGGTCAGTAGGATTAGAATAAGGCCGGTGTTCACTTTGGCTGTATGCTCACCAAGGAAGAACAATGCGTTTCCCTTGTTTTATTCAAGAAAAGGCACCCTGGAGAGGTAA